One Leucobacter muris DNA segment encodes these proteins:
- a CDS encoding ABC transporter ATP-binding protein, translating to MSLLQIEHVQQTYVDQYNGERVTAIDDVNFTIPEGQFVSLIGPSGCGKTTMLNIVAGFVKATGGRVLLAGEQITGPGVDRGVVFQDFALFPWMTVEKNVAFGLKMRGMPKSQRLEEARRMIGLVGLEGFERKYPHELSGGMRQRAGVARVLATEPTMMLMDEPFASIDAQTRRTLQQEVLRIWETQRPTVLFVTHDVEEAIFMADRVVVLSGRPSTVAADLDVTLPRPRVWKETARDPEFLRMRGRLMTMLGVEDEEEAEL from the coding sequence ATGAGTCTGCTGCAGATCGAACACGTACAACAGACCTACGTCGATCAGTACAACGGTGAACGGGTCACCGCGATCGACGACGTGAACTTCACGATCCCCGAGGGGCAGTTCGTGTCGCTGATCGGACCCTCCGGGTGCGGCAAGACCACGATGCTCAACATCGTGGCCGGCTTCGTCAAGGCGACCGGTGGACGCGTGCTGCTCGCCGGCGAGCAGATCACGGGGCCCGGAGTCGACCGCGGGGTGGTGTTCCAGGACTTCGCGCTCTTCCCGTGGATGACGGTCGAGAAGAATGTCGCCTTCGGCCTCAAGATGCGCGGCATGCCGAAGTCGCAGCGCCTCGAAGAAGCGCGGCGCATGATCGGGCTCGTCGGCCTCGAGGGCTTCGAGCGCAAGTACCCGCACGAGCTCTCGGGAGGCATGCGGCAGCGCGCCGGCGTCGCGAGGGTGCTCGCGACCGAGCCGACGATGATGCTCATGGACGAGCCGTTCGCCTCGATCGACGCCCAGACGAGGCGCACGCTGCAGCAGGAGGTGCTGCGCATCTGGGAGACCCAGCGGCCCACCGTGCTCTTCGTCACCCACGACGTCGAGGAGGCGATCTTCATGGCCGACCGCGTCGTCGTGCTCTCGGGCAGGCCCTCCACCGTCGCGGCCGATCTCGACGTGACGCTGCCCCGCCCGCGGGTGTGGAAGGAGACGGCCCGCGACCCGGAGTTCCTGCGCATGCGCGGCAGGCTCATGACGATGCTCGGCGTCGAGGACGAGGAAGAGGCGGAACTGTGA
- a CDS encoding ABC transporter permease produces MTRVEATDVVVGGGGGASLRLGWDAFWSRALKVPGIRVWGPFAVVFAAWWLLSALHVFPPAFFASPGTVLAEGWRMIERGILPVYVSDSLVRLAVGAAWGLGIGIPLGYLIGMNRWVRKFSWPLLSFFQAIGDIAWLPILIIWFGFSLTSVTIVIVYTVVFPLIISIVAGIDAIPQNLRRASRSLGAGRASEVAYVVVPAAMPGLVSGIRTGLGYGWRALIAAEIIIGTSGLGFMMFDGRRQGDISQVFVGMIVLGALWYMTDALILAPLEKATVERWGMVEKVGR; encoded by the coding sequence ATGACCCGGGTCGAAGCGACCGACGTGGTCGTCGGCGGTGGCGGCGGAGCGAGCCTGCGGCTCGGCTGGGACGCGTTCTGGAGCCGCGCCCTGAAGGTGCCCGGCATCCGCGTGTGGGGTCCGTTCGCCGTCGTCTTCGCGGCCTGGTGGCTGCTCTCGGCGCTGCACGTCTTCCCGCCCGCGTTCTTCGCGAGCCCGGGGACGGTGCTCGCCGAGGGGTGGCGCATGATCGAGCGCGGCATCCTGCCGGTGTACGTCTCCGACTCGCTCGTGAGGCTCGCCGTGGGGGCCGCGTGGGGGCTCGGGATCGGGATCCCGCTGGGCTACCTGATCGGGATGAACCGGTGGGTGCGCAAGTTCAGCTGGCCGCTGCTCTCGTTCTTCCAGGCCATCGGCGACATCGCGTGGCTGCCGATCCTCATCATCTGGTTCGGCTTCAGCCTCACCTCGGTGACGATCGTGATCGTGTACACCGTGGTGTTCCCGCTGATCATCAGCATCGTGGCCGGGATCGACGCGATCCCGCAGAACCTGCGCCGCGCGTCTCGCTCCCTCGGCGCCGGCCGGGCCAGCGAGGTCGCCTACGTGGTGGTGCCGGCCGCGATGCCGGGCCTCGTGAGCGGCATCCGCACCGGCCTCGGCTACGGCTGGCGCGCGCTGATCGCCGCCGAGATCATCATCGGCACGAGCGGCCTCGGCTTCATGATGTTCGACGGTCGCCGTCAGGGCGACATCTCGCAGGTGTTCGTCGGCATGATCGTGCTCGGCGCCCTCTGGTACATGACAGACGCACTCATCCTCGCGCCGCTCGAGAAGGCGACGGTCGAGCGATGGGGAATGGTAGAGAAGGTGGGACGATGA
- a CDS encoding ABC transporter permease, producing the protein MAQLAAEPAVGSHHGFRLRAGLSKAAWFASPFVLLIAIWLIAIPVLDVSPRVFPSFAQVLGALGEMIGDGTLWLHMGVSILRVIVGAGLAVLVGIPFGILMGMNRAVSGFFSPLLRFSVALAGIAWIPLATLWLGYGDPAVIFVVFNAVFFAIVYNTMLGVQQIPTNLIRAARSLGASPLRMFFQIYLPGAAPAIATGTRIGMGFAWRRLIAAEIIATAAGLGYSLFLARQYYETDVIILMMIVIGVLWLLMDRLLLAPLERRTVERWGARAGVE; encoded by the coding sequence ATGGCTCAGCTCGCCGCCGAGCCCGCAGTCGGGAGCCACCACGGCTTCCGACTGCGGGCGGGGCTCTCGAAGGCCGCCTGGTTCGCCAGCCCCTTCGTGCTGCTGATCGCGATCTGGCTGATCGCGATCCCGGTGCTCGACGTCTCGCCGCGGGTGTTCCCCTCGTTCGCCCAGGTGCTCGGCGCGCTGGGCGAGATGATCGGCGACGGCACGCTCTGGCTGCACATGGGGGTGAGCATCCTGCGCGTCATCGTCGGGGCGGGCCTCGCGGTGCTCGTCGGCATCCCGTTCGGGATCCTGATGGGCATGAACCGCGCCGTATCGGGCTTCTTCAGCCCGCTGCTGCGCTTCTCGGTCGCCCTCGCCGGCATCGCGTGGATCCCTCTCGCGACGCTCTGGCTCGGCTACGGCGACCCGGCCGTGATCTTCGTGGTCTTCAACGCCGTGTTCTTCGCGATCGTGTACAACACGATGCTCGGGGTGCAGCAGATCCCCACGAACCTGATCCGCGCCGCGCGCAGCCTCGGGGCGAGCCCGCTGCGCATGTTCTTCCAGATCTATCTGCCGGGCGCCGCCCCGGCGATCGCCACCGGCACCCGCATCGGCATGGGCTTCGCCTGGCGCAGGCTGATCGCGGCCGAGATCATCGCGACCGCGGCCGGCCTCGGCTACAGCCTCTTCCTGGCCAGGCAGTACTACGAGACCGACGTCATCATCCTCATGATGATCGTCATCGGGGTGCTCTGGCTGCTGATGGACCGACTGCTGCTCGCACCCCTCGAGCGGCGCACCGTCGAACGCTGGGGCGCACGAGCGGGGGTGGAGTGA
- a CDS encoding ABC transporter substrate-binding protein: protein MRRRLARLGSGILAAGLAASLIACSGGGSQQDGDGGAAQSEEIELSAGWVSAIDQIGLPAALDQGFFEDEGLDVAVAEPFASGVDQLNALETDQIQFAQVGAPLIGAVLKGADYVIVGNYTGSAAQLGIDETMAIVAKSDAGVSGDDLSSLRGKRLGVTVGSINHLYLLALLEDNGMTPDDVEIVNTAATDLAVALQTDGIDAAVIWDPWPMTIEQQVEGTETVLRGGGYIGFMGYIVAKRDFVEQNPDAVERFLRARAAADQWMRENPDDAAQTATRWLSGMDEGIAQEAMAFNIKQLDGRISACNFQALSDAEDTLFALGSIDGTFDVNEVFVPGPINTIADESPELFEDLAAVPDSARITDGFVFDPAAGMCG from the coding sequence ATGCGGCGCAGACTTGCCCGGCTCGGATCGGGGATTTTGGCGGCGGGCCTGGCGGCCTCGCTAATCGCTTGCAGCGGCGGCGGATCGCAGCAGGACGGCGACGGCGGCGCGGCCCAGTCGGAGGAGATCGAACTCAGCGCGGGCTGGGTGTCGGCGATCGACCAGATCGGCCTTCCGGCCGCCCTCGACCAGGGCTTCTTCGAAGACGAGGGGCTCGACGTCGCGGTCGCCGAGCCGTTCGCGAGCGGCGTCGACCAGCTCAACGCGCTCGAGACCGACCAGATCCAGTTCGCCCAGGTGGGCGCCCCGCTGATCGGCGCCGTGCTCAAGGGAGCCGACTACGTGATCGTCGGCAACTACACCGGCAGCGCGGCCCAGCTCGGCATCGACGAGACGATGGCGATCGTGGCGAAGTCGGACGCCGGCGTCTCGGGCGACGACTTGAGCTCGCTGCGGGGCAAGCGCCTCGGCGTGACCGTCGGATCGATCAACCACCTCTACCTGCTCGCCCTGCTCGAGGACAACGGCATGACGCCCGACGACGTCGAGATCGTGAACACGGCCGCCACCGACCTCGCGGTCGCGCTGCAGACCGACGGCATCGACGCGGCCGTGATCTGGGACCCGTGGCCGATGACGATCGAGCAGCAGGTCGAGGGCACCGAGACCGTGCTGCGCGGCGGCGGCTACATCGGCTTCATGGGCTACATCGTGGCGAAGCGCGACTTCGTCGAGCAGAACCCCGACGCGGTCGAGCGGTTCCTGCGCGCCCGCGCCGCCGCCGACCAGTGGATGCGCGAGAACCCCGACGACGCGGCCCAGACCGCGACCCGCTGGCTGTCGGGCATGGACGAGGGCATCGCCCAGGAGGCCATGGCCTTCAACATCAAGCAGCTCGACGGGCGCATCTCGGCCTGCAACTTCCAGGCCCTCAGCGACGCCGAGGACACCCTCTTCGCCCTCGGATCGATCGACGGCACCTTCGACGTGAACGAGGTGTTCGTGCCCGGGCCGATCAACACGATCGCCGACGAGTCGCCCGAGCTGTTCGAGGATCTCGCCGCGGTGCCCGACTCCGCACGGATCACCGACGGCTTCGTCTTCGACCCGGCCGCGGGGATGTGCGGTTGA
- a CDS encoding quinone oxidoreductase family protein, giving the protein MRAIVADHAGGPEVLEMRRVAVPEPGSGELLVETAAAGVNFIDTYRRSGAYSVPFPYTPGTEASGRVVAAGDGVEGFAEGDLITTAEGRDCYADRFAVEADRAVRVPDGVAADAAAALPLQGITAHYLATSAAQPQAGEAVLVHAGAGGVGLLLTQLLVRRGVRVITTASTPEKRELSRGAGADEVLDYGGFADRARELTGGEGVAVVYDGVGRSTFDDSLRALRVRGELVLFGAASGPVPPFDLQRLNAGGSLSITRPSIGHFLRTPEERAWRYRELFGAIADGGLDVRIGARFPLAEAAEAHTALESRATTGKVILEP; this is encoded by the coding sequence ATGCGCGCGATCGTTGCAGACCACGCCGGCGGCCCCGAGGTGCTCGAGATGCGCCGGGTCGCCGTGCCCGAGCCGGGGTCGGGCGAGCTGCTGGTCGAGACCGCCGCCGCGGGCGTCAACTTCATCGACACCTACCGGCGGTCGGGGGCCTACTCGGTGCCGTTCCCCTACACGCCGGGCACCGAGGCGAGCGGGCGCGTGGTCGCGGCGGGCGACGGGGTCGAGGGTTTCGCCGAGGGCGACCTCATCACCACGGCCGAGGGGCGCGACTGCTACGCCGACCGCTTCGCGGTCGAGGCCGATCGGGCGGTGCGGGTGCCCGACGGGGTCGCCGCCGACGCGGCCGCCGCGCTGCCCCTGCAGGGCATCACCGCCCACTACCTCGCGACCTCGGCCGCGCAGCCGCAGGCGGGCGAGGCCGTGCTCGTGCACGCGGGCGCGGGCGGTGTCGGCCTGCTGCTCACCCAGCTGCTCGTGCGGCGCGGGGTGCGGGTGATCACCACGGCCTCCACCCCCGAGAAGCGCGAGCTCAGCCGCGGCGCCGGCGCCGACGAGGTGCTCGACTACGGCGGCTTCGCCGACCGGGCGCGAGAGCTCACGGGCGGCGAGGGCGTCGCCGTGGTCTACGACGGCGTGGGGCGGAGCACGTTCGACGACTCCCTGCGCGCTCTGCGGGTGCGCGGCGAGCTCGTGCTCTTCGGCGCGGCGAGCGGCCCCGTGCCGCCGTTCGACCTGCAGAGGCTCAACGCCGGCGGATCCCTCTCGATCACGCGTCCCTCGATCGGGCACTTCCTGCGCACCCCCGAGGAGCGCGCCTGGCGCTACCGCGAGCTCTTCGGGGCCATCGCAGACGGCGGGCTCGACGTGCGCATCGGAGCGCGCTTCCCGCTGGCCGAGGCGGCCGAGGCGCACACCGCGCTCGAGTCGCGGGCCACCACCGGCAAGGTGATCCTCGAACCCTGA
- a CDS encoding GTP-binding protein, giving the protein MELIDVFAVVGSCGPERGIAARCLAEETGSMLVPAPRLAMAPDPVDEAAALVPWAYRERRAVVEPPAFISMTDLIGTFVDEDRSTRLVGITCVVDAGHIIDDLRRDDYFVRRTPAGEEGCSRALIAAEQIEFASTVLLVNWQPLSTPNLSAVMAVVSHLSPHAVLQLDRSGSARPVEPTVYTAGQERPGWVGILNDDYHPHITDPRVSAFRYEQLRLMHPERLSHLLDQRIARGEFGTVLRSAGFCRLASRPNLTANWEHVGQMFSLHPLQADGGDVAGDGEPGGSEMLGLGQDIAFIGLDLDRERLTAALDAAALTDAEFAAGPTLWASFADPFPVPRTSMR; this is encoded by the coding sequence GTGGAACTCATCGACGTGTTCGCGGTGGTCGGATCGTGCGGGCCGGAGCGGGGGATCGCCGCCCGCTGCCTCGCCGAGGAGACCGGCTCGATGCTCGTGCCGGCGCCGCGCCTGGCCATGGCCCCCGATCCGGTGGACGAGGCCGCCGCGCTCGTGCCGTGGGCCTACCGGGAGCGCCGCGCGGTCGTCGAACCGCCGGCGTTCATCTCGATGACCGACCTCATCGGCACCTTCGTCGACGAGGATCGGAGCACCCGGCTCGTCGGCATCACCTGCGTGGTCGACGCGGGTCACATCATCGACGACCTGCGGCGGGACGACTACTTCGTGAGGCGCACGCCCGCGGGTGAGGAGGGCTGCTCGCGGGCGCTCATCGCCGCCGAGCAGATCGAGTTCGCGTCGACCGTGCTGCTCGTGAACTGGCAGCCGCTCTCGACCCCCAACCTCTCGGCCGTCATGGCGGTCGTCAGCCACCTGAGCCCGCACGCCGTGCTGCAGCTCGACCGCAGCGGCAGCGCCCGCCCTGTCGAGCCGACGGTCTACACCGCGGGGCAGGAGCGCCCCGGCTGGGTCGGGATCCTCAACGACGACTACCACCCGCACATCACCGATCCTCGAGTCTCGGCGTTCCGGTACGAGCAACTGCGCCTCATGCACCCCGAGCGGCTCTCGCATCTGCTCGACCAGCGCATCGCGCGGGGGGAGTTCGGCACCGTGCTGCGGTCGGCCGGGTTCTGCCGCCTCGCCTCCCGGCCGAACCTCACCGCGAACTGGGAGCACGTGGGGCAGATGTTCTCGTTGCACCCGCTGCAGGCCGACGGCGGCGACGTCGCGGGCGATGGCGAGCCCGGCGGCTCCGAGATGCTCGGCCTCGGGCAGGACATCGCGTTCATCGGGCTCGACCTCGACCGCGAGCGCCTCACCGCCGCTCTCGACGCGGCGGCGCTCACCGACGCCGAGTTCGCCGCCGGCCCGACCCTCTGGGCCTCGTTCGCCGACCCCTTCCCGGTTCCGCGCACCTCGATGCGCTGA
- the ykgO gene encoding type B 50S ribosomal protein L36: MKVRSSLKSLKNQPGAQVVRRRGRVYVINKLNPRFKGRQG, encoded by the coding sequence GTGAAGGTGCGCTCATCACTCAAGTCGCTGAAGAACCAGCCGGGCGCGCAGGTCGTGCGCAGGCGCGGCCGGGTCTACGTGATCAACAAGCTCAACCCGAGATTCAAGGGCCGCCAGGGCTGA
- a CDS encoding YhgE/Pip domain-containing protein: MRNDTLPLTPLRGRRPVHWTTLLGLVLVPLTVAGLLLWGLWNPTDRLDSVTAAVVNHDEPVEVDGQTVPLGRVLAGELIGAPSASSSSPGEGSDDERTNFTWVLTDEDDAEQGLDDGRYATVVTIPENFSAAATSLSSGPDDAEQAHIDIAESDRGRLIDTALSGIVTQTATSVLNQQLGSQFVGSVFVGMNELHSGLGDAADGARQLADGGAQLADGAGALADGTRQLSDGTQQLSGGAGELANGAGELASGVSQYVGGASQLADAYRPLGQGAAGAATQLKTTVGALAQLQAESVAPQGEVANGLGAVRAAMDEQEGLPGDIATLVGECYASGTDASFCESLQTTLGKRAADIGGGLQSVQSGMNGLAAAQGRLEATLGAGAAAGGGDPGAQLDQLIAGLDQFGAGLDQFAAQGSQLATGASGLASGASQLATGTSELAAGTPALAEGASQLASGAEQSANGASELAGGLGDAVSGIPNYTEAQRDKLAETAIAPVEARGGTDELFNASGVPLFAGIALWAGALAMFLVLAPLWRRTREAARGVGWITLRSAVPAVAMGAVQGAMAGVVLPVALGYDLARGSAFFGLALLAGVAFALVVQGLSALLGGFGRFVAFALLVVAFAVGIVSTVPGPLAAVGDASPIGAALGGFQAVATGASGAGIAAVVLVLWALGGLVLTALAVARVRRRA; the protein is encoded by the coding sequence ATGCGAAACGACACGCTTCCGCTCACCCCGCTGCGCGGCCGCAGGCCCGTGCACTGGACCACGCTGCTCGGCCTCGTGCTGGTGCCGCTCACCGTCGCCGGACTGCTGCTCTGGGGGCTCTGGAACCCCACCGATCGCCTCGACTCCGTCACGGCGGCCGTGGTGAACCACGACGAGCCCGTCGAGGTCGACGGCCAGACCGTGCCGCTCGGCCGCGTGCTGGCCGGCGAGCTGATCGGAGCCCCGTCCGCTTCGTCCTCCTCCCCTGGGGAGGGCTCCGACGATGAGCGCACCAACTTCACCTGGGTGCTCACCGACGAGGACGACGCCGAGCAGGGCCTCGACGACGGCCGCTACGCCACCGTCGTCACCATTCCCGAGAACTTCTCGGCCGCGGCCACCTCGCTCTCCAGCGGCCCCGACGACGCCGAGCAGGCGCACATCGACATCGCCGAGAGCGACCGCGGCCGGCTCATCGACACCGCCCTGAGCGGCATCGTCACCCAGACCGCCACGAGCGTGCTCAACCAGCAGCTCGGCTCCCAGTTCGTCGGCAGCGTGTTCGTCGGGATGAACGAGCTGCACAGCGGGCTCGGTGACGCGGCCGACGGCGCGCGGCAGCTGGCCGACGGCGGTGCGCAGCTCGCCGACGGCGCGGGCGCGCTCGCCGACGGCACCCGGCAGCTGTCGGACGGTACGCAGCAGCTCTCGGGTGGTGCGGGGGAGCTGGCGAACGGCGCGGGGGAGCTTGCTTCGGGTGTGAGCCAGTACGTCGGAGGGGCGTCGCAGCTCGCCGATGCCTACCGCCCGCTCGGGCAGGGCGCGGCCGGCGCCGCGACTCAGTTGAAGACCACCGTCGGCGCGCTCGCCCAGCTGCAGGCCGAGAGCGTCGCCCCGCAGGGCGAGGTGGCGAACGGGCTCGGCGCGGTCCGCGCGGCCATGGATGAGCAGGAGGGGCTGCCGGGCGATATCGCAACGCTCGTGGGTGAATGCTACGCCTCGGGTACCGACGCGTCCTTCTGCGAGTCTCTGCAGACGACTCTCGGCAAGCGCGCCGCGGATATCGGCGGTGGACTGCAGAGCGTGCAGTCGGGCATGAACGGCCTCGCGGCGGCCCAGGGCCGGCTCGAGGCGACCCTGGGTGCAGGCGCGGCGGCGGGCGGGGGAGATCCCGGCGCGCAGCTCGACCAGCTCATCGCGGGCCTCGATCAGTTCGGAGCGGGCCTCGATCAGTTCGCGGCGCAAGGCTCGCAGCTCGCGACGGGCGCCTCCGGCCTCGCCTCAGGCGCCTCGCAGCTCGCCACCGGCACCTCCGAGCTCGCGGCGGGCACGCCCGCGCTCGCCGAGGGCGCGTCGCAGCTCGCCTCCGGCGCCGAGCAGTCGGCGAACGGGGCGAGCGAGTTGGCCGGCGGGCTCGGCGACGCCGTGAGCGGCATCCCGAACTACACCGAGGCGCAGCGCGACAAGCTCGCCGAGACGGCGATCGCGCCCGTCGAGGCGCGTGGCGGCACCGACGAGCTGTTCAACGCCTCGGGCGTGCCGCTGTTCGCGGGCATCGCGTTGTGGGCGGGCGCGCTGGCGATGTTCCTGGTGCTCGCGCCGCTGTGGCGCCGCACCCGCGAGGCGGCGCGCGGCGTCGGCTGGATCACGCTGCGCAGCGCGGTGCCGGCGGTGGCGATGGGCGCCGTGCAGGGCGCGATGGCGGGCGTGGTGCTGCCGGTCGCGCTCGGCTACGATCTGGCGCGCGGCTCGGCCTTCTTTGGGCTGGCGCTGCTCGCGGGCGTCGCGTTCGCGCTCGTGGTGCAGGGGCTTTCGGCGCTGCTCGGAGGCTTCGGGAGGTTCGTCGCGTTCGCGCTGCTGGTGGTCGCCTTCGCGGTGGGCATCGTGTCGACCGTGCCGGGGCCGCTCGCCGCGGTGGGCGACGCGAGCCCGATCGGGGCGGCGCTCGGGGGGTTCCAGGCGGTGGCCACGGGCGCCTCGGGGGCGGGGATCGCGGCGGTCGTGCTCGTGCTCTGGGCGCTGGGCGGGCTCGTGCTCACCGCCCTCGCCGTGGCGCGGGTTCGGCGGCGGGCCTGA
- a CDS encoding MMPL family transporter, translated as MSTLLYALGRWATRARVLVLALWIALLALLGAGAALFGQGANAPITIPGTESQQAITELGRTFPEVSGTSATIIVVAADGQRADDPSYERIIDDAASELEGVDAVTAVQTPFSEQASGGLADDGSAALITVQLEGEVSSVSDATVEGIEQVTEQIRDRLPTGAEASYGGEAFSAAVPGISPTEAVGVVIAFIVLILTLGSLIAAGMPLLIAILGVGVSIAGMFLVTAFADLTSTTPMLALMLGLAVGIDYTLFIVSRHQEQLRAGAEVEESIARATATSGSAVVFAGLTVIIALVGLSVAGIPFLTALGVAAAAAVAVAVLISVTLTPAIMSMAGMRILPKKHRRALAAPPSEPGEPSAPERAEGATASPSTGSGNAAAHAPSRADRFFAGWVRAVTRRPVLTIVAVLVALGLAAVPALDLRLALPNATSLPADDPARVTYELTGEHFGEGHNGPLLLTGSIITSEDPLGLMEDLADEVRQVPGVADVPLATPNMGADTGIIQVVPEEGPHAESTTELVHTLREHHDEWLQQYGVSLAVTGFTAVGIDVSEMLMHALLPFGILVVGLSLILLAMVFRSVWVPVKATLGYLLSVGAAFGAVVAVFQWGWFAEPLHVSATGPVLSFMPIILMGVLFGLAMDYEVFLVSRIREEYVHGAGAHDAIHRGFVGSAKVVTAAALIMFAVFAAFVPEGDPSIKVIALGLAVGVFVDAFVVRMTLVPAVMALLGDRAWRMPRWLSRVLPAFDVEGEGLAREIEHRQWPSDMPHAVIAADRLALRGGLRLPELRVSPGETLLLDPRDPLSLPLAEVLTGRGSIVTGTVKVDGLLLPERASSLRARSAWADPESLRDALRDRPSVVVLDLRAAGERPMPLSLVESAHSALAAAQIDGVRGSAPAPTVIALGSRELAERLLPRGAVLVAPSRPAAGRPEHAPALPGLPDHPLAPAAGEQKGL; from the coding sequence ATGTCCACGCTGCTCTACGCCCTGGGCCGCTGGGCGACCCGCGCCCGCGTTCTCGTGCTCGCTCTCTGGATCGCCCTGCTGGCCCTGCTGGGCGCCGGCGCCGCGCTCTTCGGTCAGGGCGCCAACGCGCCCATCACCATTCCCGGCACCGAGTCGCAGCAGGCCATCACCGAACTCGGGCGCACGTTCCCCGAGGTGAGCGGCACGAGCGCCACCATCATCGTGGTCGCCGCAGACGGCCAGCGGGCCGACGACCCCTCCTACGAGCGCATCATCGACGACGCCGCGAGCGAGCTCGAGGGCGTGGACGCGGTCACCGCGGTGCAGACCCCCTTCAGCGAGCAGGCGAGCGGCGGCCTCGCCGACGACGGCAGCGCCGCGCTCATCACGGTGCAGCTCGAAGGCGAGGTCAGCAGCGTCTCCGACGCCACCGTCGAGGGCATCGAGCAGGTCACCGAGCAGATCCGGGATCGCCTGCCGACCGGCGCCGAGGCCTCCTACGGCGGCGAGGCCTTCTCCGCCGCGGTGCCCGGCATCAGCCCCACGGAGGCGGTGGGCGTGGTGATCGCGTTCATCGTGCTGATCCTCACCCTCGGCTCGCTCATCGCGGCCGGCATGCCGCTGCTCATCGCGATCCTCGGCGTGGGCGTCTCGATCGCGGGCATGTTCCTCGTCACGGCCTTCGCCGACCTCACCTCGACCACCCCCATGCTCGCCCTCATGCTCGGCCTCGCCGTGGGCATCGACTACACGCTCTTCATCGTGAGCCGGCACCAGGAGCAGCTGCGGGCCGGGGCCGAGGTCGAGGAGTCGATCGCGCGCGCCACGGCGACCAGCGGATCGGCGGTCGTGTTCGCGGGACTCACCGTGATCATCGCGCTCGTGGGCCTCTCGGTCGCCGGCATCCCCTTCCTGACCGCGCTCGGCGTGGCCGCGGCCGCCGCCGTCGCGGTCGCGGTGCTCATCTCGGTGACCCTCACCCCGGCGATCATGTCGATGGCGGGCATGCGCATCCTGCCGAAGAAGCATCGGCGAGCGCTCGCCGCGCCGCCCTCCGAGCCCGGCGAGCCGTCGGCCCCCGAGCGCGCCGAAGGGGCGACCGCGTCCCCCTCGACGGGCTCGGGGAATGCAGCAGCCCACGCCCCCTCGCGGGCCGACCGCTTCTTCGCCGGCTGGGTGCGCGCCGTCACCCGGCGGCCGGTGCTCACGATCGTCGCCGTGCTCGTCGCCCTCGGCCTCGCCGCGGTCCCCGCGCTCGACCTGCGCCTCGCCCTGCCGAACGCGACCTCGCTTCCCGCCGACGATCCGGCGCGCGTCACCTACGAGCTCACGGGCGAGCACTTCGGCGAGGGGCACAACGGCCCCCTGCTGCTCACCGGCTCGATCATCACGAGCGAGGATCCGCTCGGCCTCATGGAGGATCTCGCCGACGAGGTGCGCCAGGTGCCCGGCGTGGCCGATGTGCCTCTCGCCACCCCCAACATGGGCGCCGACACGGGCATCATCCAGGTCGTGCCCGAGGAGGGGCCCCACGCCGAGAGCACCACCGAGCTCGTGCACACCCTGCGCGAGCACCACGACGAGTGGTTGCAGCAGTACGGGGTCAGCCTCGCCGTCACGGGCTTCACCGCCGTCGGCATCGACGTCTCCGAGATGCTCATGCACGCGCTGCTGCCCTTCGGCATCCTCGTGGTCGGCCTCTCGCTGATCCTGCTCGCCATGGTCTTCCGCTCGGTCTGGGTGCCCGTCAAGGCCACCCTCGGCTACCTGCTGTCGGTGGGCGCCGCGTTCGGCGCGGTCGTCGCCGTGTTCCAGTGGGGATGGTTCGCCGAGCCGCTGCACGTGAGCGCCACCGGGCCGGTGCTGAGCTTCATGCCGATCATCCTCATGGGCGTGCTCTTCGGCCTCGCGATGGACTACGAGGTGTTCCTCGTGTCGCGCATCCGCGAGGAGTACGTGCACGGCGCGGGCGCGCACGACGCGATCCACCGCGGCTTCGTGGGCAGTGCGAAGGTGGTGACCGCCGCGGCGCTCATCATGTTCGCCGTCTTCGCGGCCTTCGTTCCCGAGGGCGACCCGTCGATCAAGGTGATCGCACTGGGCCTCGCGGTCGGCGTGTTCGTCGACGCCTTCGTGGTGCGCATGACCCTCGTTCCCGCCGTCATGGCGCTGCTCGGCGATCGCGCGTGGCGGATGCCGCGCTGGCTGTCGCGCGTGCTGCCCGCCTTCGACGTCGAGGGCGAGGGCCTCGCGCGCGAGATCGAGCACCGGCAGTGGCCGTCCGACATGCCGCACGCCGTAATCGCGGCCGACCGGCTCGCGCTGCGCGGCGGCCTGCGCCTGCCCGAGCTGCGCGTCTCGCCCGGCGAGACCCTGCTGCTCGACCCGCGCGATCCCCTCTCCCTGCCCCTCGCCGAGGTGCTCACCGGCCGCGGCTCCATCGTCACCGGAACCGTGAAGGTCGACGGGCTGCTGCTGCCCGAGCGGGCCTCTTCGCTGCGGGCGCGTTCGGCGTGGGCCGATCCCGAGTCGCTGCGCGACGCGCTGCGGGATCGCCCCTCGGTCGTGGTGCTCGACCTGCGCGCCGCGGGCGAGCGGCCGATGCCGCTCTCGCTCGTGGAGAGCGCGCACTCCGCGCTCGCGGCCGCGCAGATCGATGGGGTCCGCGGATCCGCCCCCGCCCCGACGGTGATCGCGCTCGGGTCGCGCGAGCTCGCCGAGCGACTGCTGCCCCGCGGCGCCGTGCTCGTCGCGCCTTCCCGCCCCGCCGCCGGGCGCCCCGAACACGCCCCCGCGCTCCCGGGGCTCCCCGATCACCCCCTCGCCCCCGCCGCGGGCGAGCAGAAAGGGCTGTGA